The sequence below is a genomic window from Thiomonas sp. FB-Cd.
GACCCAGGATTTCCAATGCGTAGGATTTGCCCCCGATCTCGATCCTTCCATTCGTCTTTTTCCGAACCAGATCAAGAACAAATGGATCCGTTTCGCCGAACCCCGCAAGCGGGCCCGTGAGAGGACTGATAAAACCAACTTTCAGGGTCCCGGCAGTGCCACCTGGTGCCGATTGGGCAGCCTCGGCCGTCTTGGCAAAAGCAGGCAGCAAGACGCCCCCAAGGCCAACTCCAGCGGCCGTAACAAATTCGCGCCGCGACAGGTCACTGGTCGGTGCTGCGTCTTGAATCAATGTCTTGTCTTTCAATTGTGATCTCCTAGCTTCGATGTTCATCGAAAAGGCCACCATCATCGATGGCCCGAAGCGGCGCTTCCACCCATCAGAAGGCGTGCCGAATCCCCAACGCAATGCCGCTTGAGCTCTGCCCGCCCTGCATTCCCGTACCCACGACCGTTGTGTCACCAACGTACTGGTCCACGTTGCTGTCGTTGCTGATATGCGCGTAAGAAGCGTAAAGGTTGGTCTGCTTGGACATTGGATAGTTGTACCCCACGGCATATTGACGCGCGGTCGAATTGATCAGATTCGAATCCTTGTGCTGACCAATCGATGCGAGGATCGAACCTGGGCCTGCAGGAATCGTCGCGCCAATCCACCACACCTTGAAATGAGGCGTCTGCGAGCCGTCCGACATCGTGCCACCGTCGCCAAATTTCTCGTCGGCGTAGTAGGCCGTGATATTGGCGACCCCCAGGTTGTATCCCCCGAACAGTTGGAGGACCTTGTTCGTAAAGTAACCGTCCGAAGATGGGACGATGGAGCGAGTCGTCGCGTCCAGCATAAGAGCCGCATCAGGAATCGGACCACCGGAACTGAAGTTGTGGTGCAGGTATGCAATTCCAGCCATGACCGGACCATTGCGGTAGTTCAGGCTTGCGTTGTAGAACTGGCCGTTCGACGCGCCACTTGACTGCGCCCCCAGCGCGTACAGGAGCGTGCCTTGCAACCCGGACATGGTCGGAGTCTGGTATTGCATGGCTTGCGATACATACACGTAGATCGGAAAGGCTGGATCAAGATTGAACATGCCTCCCGTCAATCCCGCACCAAAGGGATCCGCGACGAGTGCATTAATAAACGAGGGCGTTGCCAATCGACCCAGGGACAATTTCCCAAAATCGCCGCTCAGGCCCACCATGGTTTCGCGCCCCATGAACTGACCACCGGTACAGTAATCAGAATTGGCTTGGTATTGTGCACCTTGATTTGCACCGGAATAGACATTATTGCCGCGCAGAAATGTTCCATTGCCGTTGCCGCAGAATCCAGTTTCTGCCTGGAAAAATGCGGAGAGGCCGCCACCAAGATCTTCATTGCCCTTGACGCCTATCAGATCGGGAACCTGAATGCCCGAGCCCAAGCGATTGACACTGGTGTTATCAAAGCTCAAATGCTCGATGCCGGCGTCAATGATGCCGTACAGCTGAACATTGGAGCCGGCTCCCCCTGCGAAAGCCGGTGTGAGTGCCATGCTGAGAGCCGCTGCCAAAACGATGCGCTTTTTATTCACTCCGTATCTCCTCAATTGATCTGAAATAATCAGGGGCATCTTCCCCCGTGACGGCTTGACTCGCCGCCTTGTCAAGTATGTCAAGAAGTAATCAATGGTTGCGCTGCGTCCTGCACGAACGTCGAATGACCGCCAGCTTTCAGCGCGCTGCGCGGACCACCCTAATGGCCTTGCGAATGCCGCCAGTTAGGCCACGTGCAGTGCGAATTGTGGTTGGAATCATGAGTTTCTCGTAGGGTCCTCATGCGCTATCAGTTATTCCATCCCGATATGAGTGCTAACCCCTATGGTTGAAGGCACCATATCCTGACGCGCGGGTCATCCCGCGGCACCACCAAGAACGCAAACTGCGAATCTCAACCGGGGTCAGGGCACGGGATGAATGGATCGCGCGATGCCCAGGAGTTTGGCGCGCAGCCAGCCATGCACGGGGTCGTATCGATGCCGCATGTGCCAAATCATGTACATGGGCATCGGTGGTATGCAGATGGGCAATGGAACGCTATCAAAGCCGCGTAGTTGGCCGCGCTGCAGCAAGCTCGGTGCCGTTGCCAAACGAGCGGTACCTTGAATAAACGACGCAATGCCTGAAAAGGCCGGCACAAACGCCACAACCGTACGGTCATAGCCGCCTTCCATTAGGGCTTTGTCGACTTCCAACCCCCTCTGATCTTCGTAAAGCACGGTGACATGCTCACCCCGGAGGTAGTCCTCAATGGTGTTGGGCGGACTGCGTCTGCTTCGATCGAAGAATATGCGGTAGGTGTCGTCAAAGAGCCGCTGTTGCAGAATGTCGCCTCCCTCAGGCGGTCGAGGCGAAATGACCAAGTCACAGCGCTGCTCACGCAACATCTTCAGGCTCGGCACGTCAGAAGCAATCACGCGCATACACACGCCCTGCGAATCCGCACGAAGCCGCTCAAGCAAGGGGGGGTAACAAAAGATCACGCTGCATATCATTCGCAGCGATGGTGAAGGTCTTTCTCAGTGCGCTCGCATGGAATTCGGTCACTTTTGCAAAGCGCTCGAGTTGACTGAGCAGCACCCGCGCCTGCTCCACGAGGCCTTCTGCGCGTGCGGTTGGAACGATTCCACGCCCGGATTTGACAAACAGGGGATCCCCCACGATCGCGCGAAGCTTCTCAATCTGGTGACTCACCGCTGACTGCGAAACGTTGAGACGTTCGGCCGCACTGGAAATGGAACCTGTTTCCATCACGGCAACGAAGAGTTGGAGCAGGCTCCCATCCAAACGCAAATGATCGATTCCGCTCATATGTCGATTAACGTTCAGGGGGTTTTTCGTCTGATCGCCTTGATCGATACTTTGAACCATCATTGGTGAACCAAGGATCGAAAATGGAGAAACGTGATGGCATCCCGGCGATTGAGGGGACGACGATCTTTGATGGGTCTCAGGCACGCAAGGGATATGCACTCAACAAGATGTGCTTTTCCTTCAACTCCGCAAAGAACCGAGCCGCATTTTTGATCGATGAACATGCGTACTGCCGCAAATACGAACTGACCTCCGCGCAGGAGCTCGCCATTCGAACCCGCAACGTTCTCGACCTTATTGACGCAGGCGGAAATATTTACTATCTCGCGAAATTCGCAGGTATTTTCGGGCTGGATGTCCAGGATCTTGGTGCGCAACAAACGGGAATGAGCAAGGCTGCGTTCAAAGCCAAACTTGTCGAGGCCGGGAGATAAAATCATGGCAAAAATTATTGGATGCATCAACACATCGCACGTTCCCGCGATCGGCCGCGCACTTGCAATGCATCAAGAGCAGACTGATTACTGGAAGCCATTTTTCGACGGATTTCCACCGATCCGGGAATGGCTCTCTGCCGCTCGACCTGATATCGCTGTGATGATCTATAACGATCATGGATTAAATTTCTTTCTTGACAAAATGCCGACGTTTTCCGTCGGCGCAGCCTCCGTCTATCAAAACTCCGACGAAGGATGGGGGATCCCCACTTTGCCACCCTTTGCTGGAAACCTCGATCTGTCTTGGCACTTGATCGAAAGCCTCGTTGATGCCGAATTCGATATCACCAGTTGTCAGGAAATGCTGGTCGACCATGCGTTCACACTGCCGATGAAACTCTTGTGGCCGGACGCACCAATTGGCTCCTGGCCGGTCACCACAGTGCCCGTTTGCGTCAACACTGTGCAGCATCCACTCCCCAGCCCTAAGCGCTGCGCTGACCTGGGTCGAGCTATCGGGGAGGCCATTCGCAGTTGGGAAACGGATTGCCGTGTGGTCATCATTGGTAGCGGTGGTCTTTCCCATCAACTCGACGGCCAACGTGCGGGGTTCATCAACAAGCGCTTTGACCTCGAGTTCATGGAGAGCCTGGCTTGCGATCCGTCATGGGCGACGCGGTTCTCAATTCACGATCTTGTGGAACTCAGCGGAACGCAGGGCGTGGAACTCCTGACCTGGCTTGCTGCACGCTCGGCGCTGGGCAATCAGGCACGGCTCGTGCATTCGAACTACCACATCCCGATTTCCAATACGGCCGCCGGGACGATCGCATTTGCAGAGCCATGCTGACCGCCGCCGAACACATTCATGACCGTGTGCTTGCGCCGCGCATCGCTTTTCGCCATGGGGTATCCCCCTTACCGATCAGCAAATTCTTCGGAGTCGATCTCGGCCTGATTGGCGGCGCTATAGCGCGCACCAGAGACATTATGACGGTTGATCAAGGTGTCCAGACGCGTCATCACGTCGTCATTCAGTCGCAATTGCAAAGCCCCCATGTTGTCACGCAGATGGTTCAGGCGTGTTGTCCCGGGGATTGCAATGATGGAAGCGTCCTTCTCCAGCAACCACGCCAATGCCAACTGCGCTGGAGAGCAACCCAGTTCTTGGGCAAGTGCGACGTACGCCCCGAGCAATTGGAGGTTCTGCGCGTAATGCGTGGGCTCGAAGCGCGGCATCGCGCGACGGATGTCCTTGGCTTGAAGATCTGTCGTGGTACGCAACTCGCCTCCAAGAAAACCGCGGCCCAACGGACTAAATGCGACGAACGCGATGCCGAGTTCACGGCAAGCCTTCAACACCTCGATTTCAGGGTTTCGAGTCCATAAGGAATACTCATTCTGCAAAGCAGCGATCGGATGCACGCTGTGTGCCTGACGCAAGGTCCGAGCGGACACCTCGGATAGCCCGATTGAGCGCACCTTACCCTCTCGAACCAGGTCTGCCAAAGCGCCAACGCTGTCTCCGATCGGCACCCGCTTATCCCATCGGTGCAGGTAATACAGGTCGATAACGTCCGTGCGCAAGCGTCGAAGACTGTCTTCACAATTTTGACGCAGCGCCTCCGGCCGACCGTCAATCACACGCACCCCGTCGACGCCCGCCATACCCCCCTTTGTCGCCAGTGTGAAGCGTGAGCGATGCGGCGCCAGCACCCGTCCGATTAGATCTTCATTCGCACCAAATCCATAGAGTGCGGCCGTATCGAAGAAATCAACCCCTAGATCAAGAGCTTCGCGTAACAGGCGTTCCGACGCTTTGGCATCCGGGGGAACGCCGTAGGCGTGGCTCAAATTCATGCACCCGAGCCCGATCGGCTTGATCTGAAATTTCCCGATTGAGCGCCTGCTCACGGGACGCGCATCAGCGTTATGAAGGCTTGAATCCATCCTCATGGCATCATCCTGGCCAGGTGGGGCTACACGCTCGCAGCCGCTCACTCCGCAGCAGCCAGCTGCTTTTCCAACTGATCAAGAATGCGATAGCAAGGCAGCACCGCACGCACACTGGCGTTGGGCTCTCGACCCTCGCGGATGGAAGCAAAAAACTCCCGATCCTGCAGCTCGATGCCATTCATCGACACATCCACCTGGGTGACGTCGATCTTGTTTTCCTTGCCATCGAACAGGTCGTCATAGCGCGCGACATAGGTGCCGTTGTCGCAGATATAGCGAAAGAACGTACCCAGGGGACCATCGTTATTGAACGACAAGGACAACGTGCAAATGGCGCCGGTGCTGCTTTTCAGCTGGATGCTCATATCCATGGCGATACCCAGTGTGGGATGAATCGGCCCCTGGACTGCGTGCGCCTGCACGATCTCACCACCGGTCTGATATGCGAAAAGATCAACCGTGTGAGCGGCGTGGTGCCAGAGCAGATGGTCGGTCCAGCTTCGGGCTTGACCGAGTGCGTTCATGTTCGTGCGGCGAAAAAAATAGGTCTGTACGTCCATTTGCTGCACCAGCAGCTCGCCGGCCGCAACTTTTCGATGCAGCCACTGGTGGCTTGGATTGAAGCGCCTCGTGTGGCCGACCATCGCAACGCGCCCAGTCTGCCGCTGCACTTCAAGGACTGCTTGCGCATCCACCAGCCTGTCCGCCAAGGGAATTTCAACCTCGACGTGCTTGCCCGCTTTCAAACAGGCTATGGCCTGCGCCGCGTGCATCTGGGTCGGCGTGCACAGGATGACGGCGTCAACCTCAGGCAGCGCAAGACTTTCATCCAGCGCGGTTGTGACGTGGTCGATGCCATATGTGTTGGCAACCTCGCGAGTCTTGTGCAGTTCGCGCCCAATCAGGGAGACCACTTCAACACCGTCGATGTTGCGAATGGCATCCAGATGCTTGATTCCAAATGCACCAGCGCCGGCAAGCGCCACCTTGATTGTCTTGCTCATTTAAGAATCCTCCAGAATCAGATGCCCCACGGCGGTGTTCGACGCCGGCACGTGGTAGAAGCGGTGAAGGACGCGGGGCGCCGGACCTCCGGCCACATCCCGCATGGCGCCGCGTGCGATCAGCCACATCACAAGCTCGATGCCCTCCGAGCCGGCTTCGCGCACGTACTCGATATGCGGCACCAGGGACAATGCCTCCGGATCGCTAACGAGCCGATCCAGGAAACGGTTGTCCCATTCCTTGTTGATCAAGCCGGCGCGCGGCCCCTGCAATTGGTGGCTCATGCCCCCGGTTCCCCAGATCTGCACATTGAGGTCAGCGTCGAACGACTCGACAGCGCGGCGGATCGCCTTCCCAAGTTGAAAGCAGCGCCGGCCCGACGGCACCGGGTACTGAACGACGTTCACGGCAAAGGGAATGACCGGGCACGGCCAAGCCGACGGCTGGCCGCACATCAGCGACAAGGGCACTGTCAGACCATGGTCAACATCCATCCGGTTGACGATGGTGAGATCGAAGTCATCCTGAATCACCGACTGAGCAATGTGCGAAGCAAGCTCCGGGTGGCCAATGACCACTGGAACCGGTCGCGGCCCCCAGCCTTCATCGGCCGGATTGAACTGCTCCGCCGTACCAATGGCAAAAGTCGGAATCATCTCCAGACTGAACGCCGACGCATGGTCGTTGTAGACGAGAAAGATCACATCCGGCCGGTTTTCCTTCATCCATTGCTTGGAAAACTCATAGCCCTTGAAGACCGGCTGCCAGTAGGGATCCGCAGTCTTGCCGAGGTCAATGGCAGCGCCGATTGCGGGGACGTGCGACGTAAAGACGCTTGCGGTAATCCTGGCCATCACGTTGACTCCACTTTCTTCTCGCCGACGTAGCGGTTGCCTTCGATTGGCCGCCCTCCCCTTAGCATCATGGCGCGGTACTCCTCCTCACTCATGCCGGTCATGCTGCCCGCCATTTGTTGGAACGACTTGCCATCGGTGGCACCGATCTTGGCGAGGAAATAGATGTTCCCGCCCAGCGCGATACAACGATTCAGGTCGCGCGCCATCACCGCCTGCTTCTGCTCCTCGGTCATGGGCCAAGCGTCGAGATAGGCACGCTCGTCCGCTTTGAATCGGGTGCGGTTCTCTGCCTTCATCAGCGACATGCAAAACTGATTCAGGTGGTAGCCCTTGCGCGACATGTCCGCGTCGAAAATCGTCGTGCCGGGAACGTCCTTGTACGGTTTGTTCAGTGCCATGGTGCAAGACTTCAGGTCTCCTCGGGCCAGTAAAGACGCATTGGATTGTCAACCAGAAGCCGCCGCTGCAGGTCGGACGTGGTTGCAATGCGCGGGATAAAATCAACCAGCAGTCCGTCGTCCGGCATATGGCTCTTCAGGTTCGGATGAGGCCAATCGGTTCCCCACAGAACACGGTCAGGAAACGTTTCGACGATACGCCTGGCAAACGGGACAACGTCCCGATAAGCATGGCGCTCGCCATTCAACGCCGCAGGACCTGAGACGGACAGCCGCTCTGGACAGCTGACCTTCGACCATACATTCGGATACTCACGCATGAATTGGACGAACGCCTCGAACTCCGGCCCGTCCACCGGCTTGGTCACGTCGGGGCGACCCATGTGATCGACAACCACAGTCGTCGGCAAAGCGGTAAAAAAATCCAAAAGCTCCCGGAGATCGACTGATTCGAAGTAAACCACAACGTGCCAGCCAAGCGGTGCGATGCGCCCCGCAATCTCCATCAACTCGTCTTTGGGCGTGAAATCCACCAGACGCTTGACAAAATTGAATCGCACCCCTCGAACCCCAGCGGCGTGCATGGCGTGCAGTGCCGCATCTGTCACGGCTCGCTTGAGGGTTGCCACTCCTCGCGCCTTGCCACCCGAGTGCACGAGGGCATCAATCATCGCCCGGTTGTCGGCGCCATGACAGGTCGCCTGCACGACGACGTTGCGCGCAAATCCCAAATGGTCACGCAACGCGAAAAGCTGCTGCTTCGATGCATCGCAAGGCGTGTACTTGCGCTCGGGTGCATAAGGGAATTGCGCACCCGGACCGAAGACATGGCAATGCGCGTCAACACTGCCAGAGGGAAGTTGAAAAAGGGGTTTCGACGGATCCTGATACCAGTCCAGCCAACCAGGCGATTTCTCGAAACTCATGTGGCAGGGTCCTTGTCTTTTCGCTTGCCGTCCAAGTTTTCCAGAATGCGATCCGCTTCGCTGCGCCAGTCTGCGCTGCGCGCAAATTGCCCGGTGCCCCGCGCGCCGAACACGCCCCGATCGGCGAGGTCTGCTACCCAAGACTGACGCTCGGCGGTGCCGCGAGCCGACCAGGGCTCCAAGCCGATGTCTTGAACCGTCTGCGCGGCCTCATGCATCTCCTCGCTTCGACGTCGCCCGTGCTCGATGACGCGTTGAAAGAAATAGGCGCCCTGCTTTTCCCAGTCGATGCCCGGAAAGGTCTCGGCCAGCGACGCAAGAACCTGGTCTTCGACGCCGTAGGCGCGCGCCGAAGTAAAGCTCTCAATGACCATAGCCTCCAGTCCCTTGATCATGATGCTGCGGCACATCTTGGTAGCCGACGCGACGCCAAGCACCTCAGAGGCGAACTTGGGTTGAAAACCCAGCGCCTGAAGCTTTGGCTCAAGCGCCTTGGCGTGCGGGCCGCCGAGCAAGAGCGGCACGGCGATGCGATAGGGCGGCACTGAGGTCATGACTGCGCCTTCGACATACAGGGCACCGGACTCATGAAGGGCGCTGGCCGCGCATTTTTTGGCCGCTGGCGATGCCGAGTTGAAGTCAAGGAACCAGGTTTGGGGTCGGATCGAACCAGCGCACGCTTGAGCCACCGCGACCGTCTGCCTCGCCGTGACCGCGGAGATGACCAAATCAACCGCGCGCGCCAACTCCGCGGAGGACTGAGCCCAATGAACGCCAAACTTTTCGGCATGCGCGAGGAGCGGCCGCTCATCGCATGTACCAAGCTTCAAGTCATACGCGACGATATGCGCGACACCTTGGGCACGCAAGTCCTCAGCCAAAATCCGGCCGACTTCTCCATAGCCGACCAAGCCGATCCGCCACTGCAAGGGATTGACTGCTTCGCTCATTTTCAATCGATGTACCTCAGTCCGAGCTTGTCCAGCGCCGCCCGCATGTTGTACATATCGAGACCGAGCACGCCAGCCGCAAGCTTTTGCCGCTTCTCGCCTTCATTCGCCTCGCGTGCGGCAGCGGCCTCGGCCACCATTGCCACAATTGCCATCGGCACAACGACAACGCCGTCATCATCAGCCACGATCACATCACCGGGATTGACCAAGGCACCGGCGCAAACCACGGCAACGTTGACGGCACCGAGAGTGGCCTTGATGGTGCCTTTGGCGCTGATGTAACGACTCCAGACCGGAAACTGCATTGCAGTCAGATCCCTGACATCACGCACCCCGGCGTCGATGACCAGACCTTTCGCCCCACGCGCCCGGAACGACGTCGCCAGAAGGTCACCGAAATAGCCATCGCTGCACTCAGCACTCACTGCCCCGACAACGACATCGCCTGGTTGAATCTGCTCGGCGACCACATGCATCATCCAGTTGTCCCCAGGATGCAGCAGCACGGTCACGGCGGGCCCACAAAGGCGTGCCCCCTGATAGATCGGCCGCATATACGGCTTCATCAACCCGACACGACCCATCGCTTCGTGCACGGTGGCTGATCCGAAGCCTTCCAACTTCGCGACGGCATCCCTGTCCGGGCGCACGATGTTGCGTTTGACGACGCCCAAATTGTTTAGCGGTAATGGCATAGTCTCCCCTCACATACCCTTTGCCTTGAGGGCCGCATCCAAGCGTGCATATACGCGCCTCGCATTTCCCTCGTAAATCTTCTCGCGCTGCTCCGGATTAATGGAGGCCGCCTCGATATACCTCTTTGTGTCATCATAATGATAACCCGTTTCCGGGTCGATGCCACGCACCGCACCGATCATTTCCGAGGCAAACAAAATATTGTCAATCGGAATGACCCGGCTCAGGAGATCAATACCAGGCTGATGATAGACGCAGGTGTCGAAAAAAATATTATTGAGCAGATGATCGCCAAGCAAGGGCTTTTTGAGCTCCTGCGCCAGACCGCGAAACCTCCCCCAGTGATAAGGAACGGCGCCGCCACCGTGCGGAATGACCAATTTCAAGCTTGGAAAATCATGGAACAGGTCGCCCGTCAGACATTGCATGAACGCCGTCGTATCGGCGTTGAGATAATGCGCTCCGGTTGTGTGGAAACAGGCATTGCAACTTGTACTGACGTGAATCATGGCAGGAATGTCATATTCCACCATCTTTTCATAAATTGGGTACCACCAGCGGTCGGTCAATGGCGGCTCCTTCCAAAAGCCGCCCGAAGGATCCGGATTCAGATTAATACCCACAAAACCGTAGTCGCGCACGCACTTCTCAAGCTCGGGAATTGAAGTACGTGGGTCGACTCCAGGCGACTGCGGGAGCATCGCTGCACCAATGAAATTGTCGGGGAAGAGCTGCGAGACACGCCAGCACAACTCGTTGCAGATCCCGGCCCATGTCGCGCTTGTGTTGAAATCCCCGATATGGTGCGCCATGAAACTGGCGCGCGGCGAAAAAATCGTCAGATCGCTGCCGCGCGCCTTCATCAATCTGAGCTGATTGTTCTCGATACTTTCACGCAGTTCATCGTCGCTAATCTTAAGATCCGACACCTTCGGCCCAAGCGCAGGAGTTTTCAGGTTATCGATTTGTCGCTTGCGCCAGTCTTCCAGGGACTTCGGCGCCGTTGTGTAATGGCCATGACAATCAATGATCACGATAAAATCCTTCCTTGAGCGCTATCGGTGGAACGTTGGATCATTACCCGACTAGACCGATCCAATTCGCGGATTGCAACGAGAAAATCCGGCACCATAAGGTCAGAAGACTGAATTTTGCCCTCGACTGACACTGACGGATCAAAATTGATCGAGATTAGGTTTCGATGAGTTGGATACCTTGCGATAGGCCACGCATTATTCGATGGAATGGATCTGCAATCATGCTGACGCCTCAACGTTTCCAGACCGCCTCCGGCACCATCACCTCGCCACGCATGATCAACCGGGCAGTGCGAAGCAGTGCCGCGCGCATGACATTCTGGGAATCTTGGGGGTCAATCTCCAGCTCAACGCTGAATTCCCCACTGGGGTGTTCCACAGAAACGGTTTTTGGACTTCCATCGGGTATGCGTGCAATGCCTTCGGTCACGGTTCCCCGTAACACGCAGGCGGTGGCCACCGTGACCGCAGCAAGAACGCCGATCGCCTCGTGACAGACGTGTGGAATGAAGCAGCGCGTGGCGATATTCCCGCCGTCCCTCGCGGGAGCAATCAGGCACATCTTGGGATAGGTCTTGGCAGCCACGTCACCCAGACCCATGAGTTCCCCGCATTTCAGCCGCAGGGCCTCGATCTTCGATTTGAGCTCGCTGTCGGCGTTGAGCTCCGTGACGGTTTCATAGCCGCTGCGTCCCAGATCTTGGGCACGCATCAGCACCATGGGCATGCCGTTGTCAATACAGGTCACACTCACCTTCAAGTCCCCGAAACCTGGATCACTGATGGTCAACGTGTCCAGAACCCGTCCGGTTGGCAATAAGCTGGAACAGACCGAACCTGCCGTGTCGAGAAAATTGATCGTGATGGGGGCCGCCATCCCCGGCACGCCGTCAATCCGGGCGTTTCCCTCATACGTGATGTGCCCGCCAGGAGTTTGCACGGTCACATCGCACTGCATCCCCGTGTTCCGCGTGAGCACCCGAAACGTGCTGACATCCCCACGCGCCTGAAGAAGACCCGTCTCCAAGGCGAACGGCACAACTGCTGCCAACATGTTGCCGCAATTTGGCGTCGTATCGACCACTGGCTTGTCAACCATGACCTGTGCGAAGAGAAAATCCAAGTCGACCCCCGGTTCACGACCGAGTCGGACGATTCCAACTTTGCTTGTCAACGGATGGGCACCACCAAGGCCGTCAATCTCGCGCCTGTCGGGTGAGCCCATTGCTGCCAGCAAAACCCGATCGCGACTCAAAATATCCGCAGGGAGGTCACCCTCGTTGAAAAACGGCCCACGAGACGTACCGCCGCGCATGAAGAGGCATGGGATTGGAGTTTGCATGGTGTGAGGTGACTCCACAGGTTGGAGTACGCCCATTATGGCAACGCTGCCGGCACCATCCAAGCGGGGCAGCTGCGCTAGCAGCTATCACGAATTGATATGGTTGCCACCGCTGACCTGCGTACGGATCAAATCAGCAAGCATGCGCATCGTGTGGCGCATCAGGGGGGTCGTTGGCTTGTGTGCTGACGACGCGAGGAAAAGCCGGCTAAAGATCTGTGGCCTCACGATGCGGCTGGTACGAAATGCCATCGGCAGCCCCGACGTCAGAACCGCTCCTTGCGTCAAGATCGCGTGGCCGTGCCCCCGCCGAACGAGATCAAGAATCGACTGGACGCCTGAGACCTCCCAGGCAACTTGCAATTTGATTCCGGCAAGGGCAGCCTGCGCTTCGATCATCTTGCGAATCGCATGGGTCCGCTCGGGGATCACAAGTGGGTACTGCGGTAAATTTTCGAACAACACGGAAGCGTTCGCATCCGTTTCTGCTGCCGAGCGGTGATCAATGGAGTCGACGCCCGATGGGCTTACGAGGCATAAAGCCTCGTCCAAAACTGGCTGAACTTCGATCGCCTCTTGGGCCTCAGGATTCAGGACAAGGCCAATATCCACGCGGCCGGTTGCAATCCACTCCGTAATGTGCGTCGAGAGTCCTTCAACGATCGCCAACTTGGCCTTGGGTAGCGATTCCCTGAACCCATCAACCAGCGGTAGCGTCAGAAGCCGTCCCATACTGGGGGGAAGTGCGATGACAATGCGCCCCATAGGCTCATCGCGAGTGGCCTCAAGATCTTCACGCGCCAGCGAAATCAGCTGCAGGATTCCCACACTGTGTTCGAACAGTCGCTTTCCCGCCTCCGTTAAAACCACGCCTCGGCCTGTGCGTTGCAACAAAACGGTACGCAGATCCGTTTCCAGCAAGCGCACTTGACGGCTGAGGGCCGGCTGGGCGATATCGAGAATTCGTGCCGCCTTGCTGAAGCTTCCAAGTTCGGCAACGCGAACAAAGTATTCAAGCTGTTTCAGATTCATCGCTCTATTGGATCACTTCGAGCGTTTCACGCATGGCGCGAACACATCGAGCCGCTCCCGCCGTGAACGGGAGATGTCCACTTCGCCGAACGCGGCGAAGTGGCGCTTACAAAAAGACGAACGCACAGGTCAACGGCCCGAAGGACCGCCAATCCGATCCAGCAAGCCGCTGCTGCGTTTGGTCATCCTCGAGATACCATCAGACAGTGCTTCAGGGCGCTCGGTCAA
It includes:
- a CDS encoding LysR family transcriptional regulator, with protein sequence MNLKQLEYFVRVAELGSFSKAARILDIAQPALSRQVRLLETDLRTVLLQRTGRGVVLTEAGKRLFEHSVGILQLISLAREDLEATRDEPMGRIVIALPPSMGRLLTLPLVDGFRESLPKAKLAIVEGLSTHITEWIATGRVDIGLVLNPEAQEAIEVQPVLDEALCLVSPSGVDSIDHRSAAETDANASVLFENLPQYPLVIPERTHAIRKMIEAQAALAGIKLQVAWEVSGVQSILDLVRRGHGHAILTQGAVLTSGLPMAFRTSRIVRPQIFSRLFLASSAHKPTTPLMRHTMRMLADLIRTQVSGGNHINS